In one window of Harpia harpyja isolate bHarHar1 chromosome 11, bHarHar1 primary haplotype, whole genome shotgun sequence DNA:
- the CTBS gene encoding di-N-acetylchitobiase: MGRPWGRWLLPLGLLQLLGGPAAGACPCQDPRLCHPVTGTGGFEVFVFDVGKETWKSYDWSKITTVAAFGKYDPELMCYAHSKGSRIVLKGDVPLKEIVDPAKRTAWISQQVDLAKNQHMDGINIDIEQEVNETSPEYHALTELVKETTDAFHREIPGSQVTFDVAWSPACIDKRCYNYTGIADACDFLFVMSYDEQSQIWTDCIAKANAPYLQTLVGYEEYITMGIDLKKLVMGVPWYGYDYVCQNLSKDHVCSLSKVPFRGAPCSDAAGRQVPYGAIMKQVNSSLSGVLWDEVQKSPFYEYKDSLGHFHQVWYDDPRSISLKAAYVKSRGLRGIGVWNGNSLDYSREAVAEQQTEAMWQALTP; the protein is encoded by the exons ATGGGGCGGCCGTGGGGCCGGTGGCTGCTGCCGCTcggcctcctgcagctcctgggcggccccgccgccggtgCGTGCCCCTGCCAGGACCCGCGGCTCTGCCACCCCGTCACGGGCACCGGCGGCTTCGAG GTGTTCGTGTTCGATGTGGGAAAGGAAACCTGGAAATCCTACGACTGGTCAAAAATCACAACCGTGGCAGCTTTCGGAAAGTACGATCCTGAGCTCATGTGCTATGCTCACTCTAAAGGCTCCAGGATAGTACTGAAAG GTGATGTACCTCTTAAGGAAATTGTTGATCCTGCTAAAAGAACAGCATGGATATCCCAACAGGTGGACCTTGCAAAAAACCAGCATATGGATGGAATTAACATAGATATAGAGCAAGAAGTTAATGAAACCTCCCCTGAGTATCATGCATTAACAGAGCTTGTTAAAGAAACTACAGATGCTTTTCACAGAGAAATACCAGGATCACAG GTAACATTTGATGTGGCTTGGTCTCCAGCATGCATAGATAAAAGGTGCTACAACTACACTGGAATTGCAGATGCCTGTGACTTCTTATTTGTGATGTCCTATGATGAACAGAGCCAGATCTGGACAGACTGTATTGCAAAAGCCAATGCTCCTTACCTGCAGACTTTAGTTG GATATGAAGAGTACATTACTATGGGCATTGATCTGAAGAAACTGGTGATGGGCGTCCCTTGGTACGGGTATGACTATGTCTGCCAAAACCTGTCTAAG gatcatGTTTGTTCCCTTTCCAAAGTACCTTTCCGTGGGGCTCCATGCAGTGATGCTGCAGGGCGTCAGGTCCCCTACGGAGCAATAATGAAGCAGGTGAACAGTTCTCTTTCAGGGGTGCTGTGGGATGAGGTACAGAAATCTCCATTTTATGAATACAAG GATTCTCTTGGTCACTTCCACCAAGTATGGTATGATGACCCCCGCAGCATCTCTCTAAAAGCAGCCTATGTGAAGAGTCGAGGTTTAAGGGGCATTGGCGTGTGGAATGGAAATAGTCTTGACTATTCCAGGGAAGCTGTAGCGGAACAACAAACTGAAGCAATGTGGCAAGCCCTGACACCGTAA
- the SPATA1 gene encoding spermatogenesis-associated protein 1 isoform X2, translating to MSFSQMRPRTSQLVELHVFYVPEEVWNFKLNTVPVALTSKFISAGFIRVSPHITLRVLREKLGEYLGGVAVADKFKFLKCIGKKLAVVKAKQETELELKSFAPPYALYPELYLLPGVEYFEGVYPLSSSTQQRHPFNAEANRFGHGSRLSNLPQQKPEKSKQFLESIQSSHQLENQEMHSPAEWSEKEPVPVLHTKHKQDRNNRIQEKQIQFRGKDQNGSSGSLFTPSHSNPADGESGKSDTILQTSQQNHLSQDQKEPNTPKWNDKAKGTALTLHVNHSFEQGQNNQRPQNHIKYRKELTNMENNDDQKDTKLRKDRTQDAAILKIMEDQTTEYVCKKQSLQQYRTSKSIADPGEKLDNQADENKQNHLTCLKEYISPPSPPFLAFSVNPAQLPAVQAAIREEWKKKYFETKKATVSLEGTLNKLRQDLELYHQKLLLQLEARDSRKRPNNMTNSKNYTIIRITTVQHELDQLRRKLDDAKMKLVIEIKMRKQAASDLRALRAELTQKKIHSALILQSRKSGI from the exons ATGTCGTTCAGTCAAATGAGACCTCGAACATCACAG TTGGTGGAGCTCCATGTTTTTTATGTCCCAGAAGAAGTGTGGAACTTCAAGCTGAATACAGTTCCTGTAGCTCTTACTAGCAAATTCATCTCAGCTGGATTTATAAG GGTGTCTCCTCACATCACATTAAGAGTGCTACGGGAGAAGCTTGGAGAGTACCTGGGTGGAGTTGCAGTTGCAGAtaaattcaaatttttaaaatgcattgggAAAAAACTAGCAGTG gtgaaagcaaagcaagaaacagaacTGGAACTGAAGTCATTTGCTCCTCCTTAT GCACTTTATCCTGAGTTATATTTACTACCTGGAGTGGAATACTTTGAAGGTGTTTATCCATTATCATCATCTACTCAACAAAGACATCCCTTTAATGCAGAAGCTAATAGGTTTGGTCATGGATCAAGATTATCCAATCTTCCccaacaaaaacctgaaaaaagcaaacaatttttagAAAGCATACAAAGCAGTCATCAGCTAGAAAATCAGGAGATGCACAGTCCTGCAGAATGGAGTGAGAAAGAACCTGTTCCAGTTTTGCACACAAAACATAAGCAAGACCGTAACAACAGGATTCAAGAAAAACAGATTCAGTTTAGAGGAAAAG ATCAAAATGGATCCAGTGGATCTCTCTTCACACCAAGTCATTCAAATCCTGCAGATGGGGAGTCTGGAAAGAGTGATACGATATTACAGACCTCTCAGCAAAATCATCTCAGCCAAGATCAGAAAGAGCCTAACACTCCTAAGTGGAATGACAAAGCCAAAGGAACTGCTCTTACCCTTCATGTAAACCACAGTTTTGAACAAGGCCAGAATAACCAAAGACCCCAAAATCACATTAAATACCGAAAGG AACTaacaaacatggaaaataatgatgACCAAAAAGATACCAAACTAAGAAAAGACAGAACACAGGATGCTGCAATTCTTAAAATAATGGAAGACCAAACCACAGAATACGTATGCAAAAAACAAAG CTTGCAGCAATACAGAACTAGCAAGTCTATAGCTGATCCTGGTGAAAAACTGGATAATCAG GcagatgaaaacaagcaaaatcatCTTACTTGTTTGAAAGAATATATTTCGCCTCCTAGTCCACCTTTTCTGGCATTTTCTGTAAATCCAGCTCAACTTCCTGCAGTTCAGGCAGCAA TTCGTGAGGAATGGAAAAAGAAGTACTTTGAAACTAAGAAAGCTACGGTTTCACTGGAGGGTACTTTAAACAAACTGCGACAAGATTTAGAGCTTTATCACCAGAAATTACTCTTGCAATTGGAAGCCAGAGATAGCCGAAAACGACCAAACAATATGACAAACTCCAAG aattaCACAATCATCCGGATTACTACAGTGCAGCATGAACTCGATCAACTGAGGAGGAAGCTGGATGATGCAAAAATGAAACTTGTAATAGAAATTAAG ATGAGAAAGCAGGCAGCATCTGATTTACGAGCACTGAGAGCGGAACTGACACAGAAGAAGATTCATTCAGCTTTAATTCTTCAGTCCAGAAAATCAGGAATTTAA
- the SPATA1 gene encoding spermatogenesis-associated protein 1 isoform X1, giving the protein MSFSQMRPRTSQLVELHVFYVPEEVWNFKLNTVPVALTSKFISAGFIRVSPHITLRVLREKLGEYLGGVAVADKFKFLKCIGKKLAVVKAKQETELELKSFAPPYALYPELYLLPGVEYFEGVYPLSSSTQQRHPFNAEANRFGHGSRLSNLPQQKPEKSKQFLESIQSSHQLENQEMHSPAEWSEKEPVPVLHTKHKQDRNNRIQEKQIQFRGKDQNGSSGSLFTPSHSNPADGESGKSDTILQTSQQNHLSQDQKEPNTPKWNDKAKGTALTLHVNHSFEQGQNNQRPQNHIKYRKELTNMENNDDQKDTKLRKDRTQDAAILKIMEDQTTEYVCKKQSLQQYRTSKSIADPGEKLDNQADENKQNHLTCLKEYISPPSPPFLAFSVNPAQLPAVQAAKNKMVEQLQQMKKDRRHMEKTREELIKKAKGLLEQNKLRRYHVREEWKKKYFETKKATVSLEGTLNKLRQDLELYHQKLLLQLEARDSRKRPNNMTNSKNYTIIRITTVQHELDQLRRKLDDAKMKLVIEIKMRKQAASDLRALRAELTQKKIHSALILQSRKSGI; this is encoded by the exons ATGTCGTTCAGTCAAATGAGACCTCGAACATCACAG TTGGTGGAGCTCCATGTTTTTTATGTCCCAGAAGAAGTGTGGAACTTCAAGCTGAATACAGTTCCTGTAGCTCTTACTAGCAAATTCATCTCAGCTGGATTTATAAG GGTGTCTCCTCACATCACATTAAGAGTGCTACGGGAGAAGCTTGGAGAGTACCTGGGTGGAGTTGCAGTTGCAGAtaaattcaaatttttaaaatgcattgggAAAAAACTAGCAGTG gtgaaagcaaagcaagaaacagaacTGGAACTGAAGTCATTTGCTCCTCCTTAT GCACTTTATCCTGAGTTATATTTACTACCTGGAGTGGAATACTTTGAAGGTGTTTATCCATTATCATCATCTACTCAACAAAGACATCCCTTTAATGCAGAAGCTAATAGGTTTGGTCATGGATCAAGATTATCCAATCTTCCccaacaaaaacctgaaaaaagcaaacaatttttagAAAGCATACAAAGCAGTCATCAGCTAGAAAATCAGGAGATGCACAGTCCTGCAGAATGGAGTGAGAAAGAACCTGTTCCAGTTTTGCACACAAAACATAAGCAAGACCGTAACAACAGGATTCAAGAAAAACAGATTCAGTTTAGAGGAAAAG ATCAAAATGGATCCAGTGGATCTCTCTTCACACCAAGTCATTCAAATCCTGCAGATGGGGAGTCTGGAAAGAGTGATACGATATTACAGACCTCTCAGCAAAATCATCTCAGCCAAGATCAGAAAGAGCCTAACACTCCTAAGTGGAATGACAAAGCCAAAGGAACTGCTCTTACCCTTCATGTAAACCACAGTTTTGAACAAGGCCAGAATAACCAAAGACCCCAAAATCACATTAAATACCGAAAGG AACTaacaaacatggaaaataatgatgACCAAAAAGATACCAAACTAAGAAAAGACAGAACACAGGATGCTGCAATTCTTAAAATAATGGAAGACCAAACCACAGAATACGTATGCAAAAAACAAAG CTTGCAGCAATACAGAACTAGCAAGTCTATAGCTGATCCTGGTGAAAAACTGGATAATCAG GcagatgaaaacaagcaaaatcatCTTACTTGTTTGAAAGAATATATTTCGCCTCCTAGTCCACCTTTTCTGGCATTTTCTGTAAATCCAGCTCAACTTCCTGCAGTTCAGGCAGCAA AAAACAAGATGGTGGAACAATTGCAACAAATGAAGAAAGACAGAAGGCACATGGAAAAAACTAGAGAAGAACTGATCAAAAAAGCTAAAGGGCTACTAGAACAAAATAAGCTGAGGAGATACCACG TTCGTGAGGAATGGAAAAAGAAGTACTTTGAAACTAAGAAAGCTACGGTTTCACTGGAGGGTACTTTAAACAAACTGCGACAAGATTTAGAGCTTTATCACCAGAAATTACTCTTGCAATTGGAAGCCAGAGATAGCCGAAAACGACCAAACAATATGACAAACTCCAAG aattaCACAATCATCCGGATTACTACAGTGCAGCATGAACTCGATCAACTGAGGAGGAAGCTGGATGATGCAAAAATGAAACTTGTAATAGAAATTAAG ATGAGAAAGCAGGCAGCATCTGATTTACGAGCACTGAGAGCGGAACTGACACAGAAGAAGATTCATTCAGCTTTAATTCTTCAGTCCAGAAAATCAGGAATTTAA